The Kordia sp. SMS9 genome window below encodes:
- a CDS encoding metallophosphoesterase — protein sequence MSNKVKIAVISDIHFDNSDVELNPVEEALLKSLVSCEFESLIVNGDVSREGCENGFNRAVTFFTRLLEEKEDDGLTIDNIYFVVGNHDCDWDEISRLIESKEFKIFSEKYYSDSKIRNGFLKKKNLENFKPIFNEYIAFLKDKLKVEKYKNAYVSEDEHWLKYLSGHRELGDNIIIFANNSCWYCHKDSRGKLVLGTEIVKKNVKEIDKIKKDRGKIVISCLHHEISHLHWEEKYNIDSNLRSICEVSDIILTSDQHVPIQSPDYLESNNLVIATGSAYDNLNFPNSYKVLTINLESKDIIVDHYVGHNDGRNYSFNRVTPIKNYLKKGIKIHEVNPSYESRKFPFNLDLESEIDLSEEEFWENNLEANKQLNRESIENYLVSQFDKNFAVDIKKHIDVSLADIDIYCFSDFFLIFPQIQDLFLSEKIEKCFSLAKNKKYSLICSPYYLIEDKDKLENSDGHLNYLIKHYNTNIIKDTFENQSISFTDINFMTCYEVITEKKQKKINQMLERKLSSLVKLTK from the coding sequence TTGAGCAATAAAGTTAAAATAGCAGTTATATCTGATATACACTTTGATAATAGTGATGTTGAACTGAATCCAGTTGAGGAGGCTCTTTTAAAGAGTTTAGTTAGCTGTGAATTTGAGTCACTCATTGTAAATGGAGATGTTTCAAGAGAAGGGTGTGAAAATGGCTTTAATAGAGCAGTTACTTTTTTTACACGATTATTAGAAGAGAAAGAAGATGATGGGCTGACAATTGATAATATTTATTTCGTAGTTGGAAATCATGATTGTGATTGGGATGAAATTTCTAGATTAATAGAAAGTAAAGAATTTAAGATTTTTTCTGAAAAATATTATTCAGATTCTAAAATCAGGAATGGTTTTTTGAAAAAAAAGAATTTGGAAAATTTCAAGCCAATATTTAATGAGTATATAGCTTTTTTGAAAGATAAGCTTAAAGTAGAAAAATACAAAAACGCATATGTTTCAGAAGATGAACATTGGTTAAAATATTTATCTGGTCATAGAGAGTTAGGAGATAATATAATTATTTTTGCTAACAATTCTTGCTGGTATTGTCACAAGGATAGCCGAGGTAAATTAGTACTAGGCACAGAAATTGTTAAGAAAAATGTAAAAGAAATAGATAAAATAAAAAAAGACAGAGGAAAAATAGTAATTAGTTGTCTTCATCATGAAATAAGCCACCTACACTGGGAAGAAAAATATAATATTGATTCTAATTTGAGATCGATATGTGAGGTTTCTGATATTATTCTTACTTCTGATCAGCATGTTCCTATTCAATCCCCAGATTATTTAGAAAGTAATAATTTAGTAATAGCAACAGGTTCTGCTTATGATAATTTAAACTTTCCAAATTCATATAAAGTTCTAACAATCAATTTAGAATCAAAAGATATTATTGTAGATCATTATGTTGGTCACAATGACGGTAGAAATTATTCTTTTAATAGAGTTACACCTATAAAAAACTATTTAAAAAAAGGAATAAAAATTCATGAAGTCAACCCTTCTTATGAAAGCAGGAAATTTCCTTTTAACTTGGATTTAGAATCAGAAATAGACTTAAGCGAAGAAGAATTCTGGGAGAATAATTTAGAGGCGAATAAGCAATTAAATAGAGAATCAATAGAAAACTATCTAGTTAGTCAATTTGATAAAAACTTTGCTGTAGATATAAAAAAACATATTGATGTAAGTTTAGCAGATATTGATATTTATTGTTTTTCTGATTTTTTTCTAATCTTTCCACAAATACAAGATCTTTTTTTGAGTGAAAAAATTGAAAAATGTTTCAGTTTGGCGAAAAATAAAAAATACAGCCTAATTTGTTCCCCATATTATTTAATTGAAGATAAGGATAAGTTAGAAAATTCCGACGGGCACTTGAACTATTTAATAAAGCATTATAATACTAATATAATAAAAGATACGTTTGAAAATCAAAGTATTTCCTTTACAGATATAAATTTCATGACTTGCTATGAGGTGATAACTGAGAAAAAACAAAAAAAAATTAATCAAATGTTAGAGAGAAAACTTTCTAGTTTAGTGAAGTTAACAAAATAA
- a CDS encoding type IV secretory system conjugative DNA transfer family protein has translation MGIFDKLISSDNSNDPNKKLDKVLYEVPGTDTDITWADAVEGTLILGATGSGKSSGPAKHIAMAMLKQGFGFCVLCAKKDEKQRWIKYAEKAGRSEDIILFDKDNGLQFNFLSYEMNRSGDGSGDVFNASNMLVNLNEQIRILQSGSAQSDEKFWDNSLRRLISRTISLLKFSNQDINIYNIRKVIADSLTNEDIKLYSHIKSQASSQKNIPEQQKKEAQENLAAMVDGNYFVELLEICDTLPLTENLSTTLQYWRNEFATLSEKTRSIIIESALGIIEPFLVDGILKNQFSKGLSTDLMPENIIKNKKIIIVDFSVKEFGFSGIIATAIYKIAFQSAMERRDISTEEDPKPVAFFVDEYQNFCYPAMDSLFQATARSSWIATVYISQNLNGIIQVMGSSNAMARTKSLLSNMNLKYFASNSDYDTNRWASDMIGEHWVSTDNFSYDENAEIKNKSQRSERRRKVEIDDFTTLKTGRTANKFIVETVVFKAGKLWGEHKENYALASFKQK, from the coding sequence ATGGGGATTTTCGATAAACTCATCTCTTCAGACAATTCAAACGACCCAAACAAAAAACTAGACAAAGTACTCTACGAAGTACCAGGCACCGACACCGATATTACTTGGGCAGATGCCGTTGAAGGCACATTAATTCTTGGTGCAACCGGCAGCGGAAAATCATCTGGTCCAGCAAAGCATATCGCCATGGCGATGCTCAAACAGGGATTTGGGTTTTGCGTGTTGTGCGCTAAAAAGGATGAAAAACAAAGATGGATCAAGTATGCTGAAAAAGCCGGGCGATCTGAAGATATCATTTTATTCGACAAAGACAATGGTTTACAATTTAATTTTTTAAGTTATGAAATGAACCGCAGCGGTGATGGCTCTGGTGATGTTTTCAACGCTTCAAATATGCTTGTAAATCTAAATGAGCAAATTCGTATTCTACAATCTGGCAGTGCGCAAAGTGATGAAAAATTCTGGGACAATTCTCTACGCAGATTAATAAGCAGAACCATTTCACTTTTAAAATTCTCCAATCAAGACATTAACATTTATAATATTCGAAAGGTTATTGCAGATAGTTTAACCAATGAAGATATAAAGCTTTATAGCCATATAAAATCACAGGCGTCATCGCAGAAAAACATCCCTGAACAACAAAAAAAGGAAGCTCAAGAAAATCTTGCAGCGATGGTAGATGGAAATTATTTTGTTGAGCTATTAGAAATTTGCGACACATTACCATTAACAGAAAACCTTTCGACCACACTTCAATATTGGAGGAATGAGTTTGCTACTTTATCAGAAAAAACACGCTCAATTATTATAGAGTCCGCACTCGGGATTATTGAGCCGTTCTTGGTGGATGGCATATTAAAAAATCAGTTCTCTAAAGGGTTAAGCACTGACTTGATGCCAGAAAACATTATCAAAAATAAAAAAATTATCATCGTTGATTTTTCCGTTAAAGAGTTTGGATTCTCAGGTATTATCGCCACAGCCATCTATAAAATTGCTTTTCAATCTGCGATGGAACGCAGGGATATCTCAACAGAAGAAGATCCTAAGCCAGTGGCATTTTTTGTTGATGAATATCAAAACTTTTGTTATCCGGCTATGGACTCACTATTCCAAGCGACCGCTCGAAGCTCATGGATAGCAACAGTATATATTTCTCAGAATTTAAACGGCATAATTCAAGTCATGGGTAGCAGCAATGCCATGGCGCGAACAAAAAGCCTATTGTCAAATATGAACCTCAAATATTTTGCAAGTAATTCGGACTATGACACCAATAGATGGGCGAGTGATATGATCGGAGAACATTGGGTAAGCACCGACAATTTTAGCTATGATGAAAATGCTGAGATTAAGAATAAATCCCAACGTTCAGAGCGCAGACGTAAAGTCGAAATTGATGATTTTACAACATTAAAAACCGGACGTACGGCTAACAAATTTATTGTCGAAACCGTAGTGTTTAAAGCCGGTAAACTCTGGGGTGAACATAAAGAAAATTATGCCCTAGCCTCTTTCAAACAAAAATAA
- a CDS encoding site-specific integrase — protein sequence MASSIKITLRNKQNKDGLFPIAIRITKNRKSTFIYTGHYIDKKHWDSKKANVKKSHPNSVRLNNLIASKLAEAHKTLIDLQANDNVISSKQIKNQIASPINNKSFNEVAKEYIEELKTNNKLTRMTSDQVRINHVIEFSKSNDLQFREIDEDFLRRFMSFLKAKKSNSQRSVVNALVVIRTLYNRAIKMGVIERKFYPFGRDKIKIKYPETEKIGLSVSEVEALETLDNLTPQEQHTLNIWLFSFYLAGMRVADVLKIRWSDIYDDRLHYRMNKNEKVLSLKLPKKLFPILKSYEHDKQNSHDFIFPEMKKANLKNPQDVLAKTKTATKKFNKYLERLAKKAKISKKLTMHIARHTFGNISGDTIPIQTLQRLYRHSSITTTINYQANFIHKDFDEALDKVVNFGK from the coding sequence ATGGCATCAAGCATAAAGATAACTCTTCGGAATAAACAAAACAAAGATGGACTTTTTCCCATTGCAATCCGCATTACTAAAAACAGAAAATCCACTTTTATTTATACAGGTCATTATATAGATAAAAAACACTGGGACTCAAAAAAAGCGAATGTAAAAAAATCACATCCTAATTCTGTACGCCTAAATAATTTGATTGCCAGTAAGCTTGCCGAAGCTCACAAAACATTAATCGACTTACAGGCTAACGATAATGTCATTTCTTCTAAACAGATTAAAAATCAGATTGCATCTCCTATAAACAATAAAAGTTTCAATGAGGTTGCGAAAGAGTATATTGAGGAGTTAAAAACAAATAATAAATTGACGCGCATGACGTCTGATCAAGTTAGAATTAATCATGTTATAGAGTTTTCCAAATCAAATGATTTACAATTTCGCGAAATTGACGAAGATTTTTTAAGACGCTTCATGTCTTTTTTAAAAGCAAAAAAAAGTAACTCTCAACGCTCAGTGGTAAACGCTTTGGTAGTTATTCGTACACTATACAATCGGGCGATAAAAATGGGCGTGATAGAGCGTAAATTTTATCCCTTCGGGCGAGATAAAATCAAAATCAAATATCCGGAAACAGAGAAAATCGGTCTATCTGTGAGTGAGGTGGAAGCTCTTGAAACGCTAGATAATCTTACTCCGCAAGAACAACACACTCTAAATATCTGGTTATTCAGCTTTTATCTTGCAGGCATGAGAGTTGCAGATGTTCTAAAAATAAGATGGAGTGATATATATGATGACAGGCTACATTATCGCATGAATAAAAATGAAAAAGTTCTTTCATTAAAATTGCCAAAAAAGCTTTTTCCTATTCTTAAATCTTATGAACACGATAAACAAAACTCGCACGATTTTATTTTTCCAGAAATGAAAAAAGCCAATCTTAAGAATCCGCAAGATGTATTGGCAAAAACAAAAACCGCAACGAAAAAGTTTAATAAATATCTTGAACGCCTTGCCAAAAAAGCCAAGATTAGCAAAAAACTTACTATGCATATAGCGCGTCATACGTTCGGTAATATTTCAGGTGACACCATCCCTATTCAAACTCTACAAAGGCTATATCGTCATTCATCTATAACAACAACAATAAATTATCAAGCAAACTTCATTCATAAAGATTTTGATGAAGCATTAGATAAAGTTGTAAACTTTGGAAAATAA
- a CDS encoding ribokinase: protein MKAKLLIIGSVNQDIVVTTSKIPKAGETVLGKELFYFPGGKGLNQAVAAHKLEANVTFAGKVGEDVFGENMKFFMSTMKLNTRIDTLQNTNTGTAFITIDDTGENCITIIKGANNHFTKDDTNILENYGVGDFLLLQNEINEDINHEFIRSAFDKGMKVILNPAPAYTIPVELLEKCYCLIVNEHELMIVFGISQLNLNSEEELQKILTSLYLDKNINIIVTFGAKGVRAIFEGVYISEQGHSVEVTDTTGAGDCFCGAVVTFLAEEKNIKEAIALANKAAAISITGLGANSSYPSREDL, encoded by the coding sequence ATGAAAGCTAAACTACTAATCATAGGATCTGTAAATCAAGATATTGTTGTAACAACTTCTAAAATACCTAAAGCTGGAGAAACCGTCCTTGGAAAGGAACTATTTTATTTTCCAGGTGGAAAAGGACTAAACCAAGCAGTAGCAGCACATAAATTGGAAGCGAATGTCACTTTTGCAGGAAAAGTTGGAGAGGATGTTTTTGGTGAAAACATGAAATTTTTCATGTCTACTATGAAATTAAACACACGTATTGACACGCTTCAAAACACAAATACTGGCACTGCTTTTATAACTATTGATGATACTGGAGAAAATTGTATTACAATCATTAAAGGCGCCAACAATCATTTTACAAAAGACGACACCAATATTCTTGAAAATTATGGTGTTGGTGATTTTTTATTGCTTCAAAATGAAATCAATGAAGACATAAATCATGAATTCATCAGAAGTGCTTTTGATAAAGGAATGAAGGTTATTTTAAATCCAGCTCCAGCCTATACAATTCCTGTAGAACTTTTAGAAAAATGCTATTGTCTTATTGTAAACGAACATGAGTTGATGATAGTTTTTGGTATTTCTCAACTAAATTTAAATTCAGAAGAAGAACTTCAGAAAATCTTAACGTCTTTATATCTTGATAAAAACATCAATATCATTGTCACTTTTGGAGCAAAAGGAGTACGAGCAATATTTGAAGGCGTTTATATTTCAGAACAAGGACATAGTGTTGAAGTGACAGATACTACTGGTGCAGGTGATTGTTTTTGTGGAGCTGTTGTTACTTTTTTAGCTGAGGAAAAAAACATCAAAGAAGCTATTGCACTTGCAAATAAAGCAGCAGCTATTTCAATTACTGGACTTGGGGCAAATTCTTCGTATCCGAGCAGAGAAGACTTGTAA
- a CDS encoding T9SS type A sorting domain-containing protein has product MRRNIIVFLIAIFLPAIFFAQVEIHITPDGIAVMSDGDAGAQNNPYSLDYILSNASVFFGIATNSSTTTVTSLILHHGANGENFETNKAIFLQNRYNLIVRSADPNNPVKIKAEQNLIQALDGSSTDLLFTIRDSNNIVVKDIIFEGIDITDTNITGYSLVNFGYNDDILIENLTIQNNWGAGGRGLWLFGWGNNTVIRNCLLDNMGWTSQNGDINPFYDTGIDDVDGNPIMSCYGYAGALIQGNENEDSYEDITVENCNFMNLTTGCNEVLTFTGNVKKFQALDNIFQTNTNIGIAIAGHYPTNRDPDTNTPINANLNQARYGIVRGNEVYNSNFARGLYPAGGIYCDGCKDVVIEGNLTQGNDVGISVGCENAGGLSASNVTVINNTIIENPKGGIYIGSFLNDDNVGGTPSTVQNCIIRNNTLYKNGMIAQPNGEVFVNRSENNEFYNNILHMRNNAFGVIAFCDQPFSNFNMDYNLFYRDDEIQNSRINDACIEPNSNLSGNQNSLFGAPTFVDVNSNNFDIQQASAAINTGDPNTQILTTNFLNGFYHSDDITDNELDYGGNIRIFNSVRIDIGAYESIFEPLSVGAFDNSNSNITIYPNSFQTDINIKMVSSYSGTVSIRLYNLQGKLLENITFEKIQESQTEKINFGYISNGLYFIDIKMGNSVEKIKILKQ; this is encoded by the coding sequence ATGCGCCGAAACATAATTGTTTTTTTAATAGCTATATTTCTACCAGCTATTTTCTTTGCTCAGGTTGAAATTCACATCACACCCGATGGAATTGCTGTAATGTCAGATGGTGATGCAGGAGCTCAAAACAATCCTTATAGCTTGGACTATATTCTTTCCAATGCGTCAGTATTCTTTGGAATTGCTACCAATTCCAGTACCACTACTGTTACTTCATTAATTTTACATCATGGAGCTAATGGAGAAAATTTTGAGACAAATAAAGCAATTTTTCTTCAAAACAGGTATAATCTTATTGTTCGTTCTGCAGATCCTAATAATCCTGTAAAAATAAAGGCTGAGCAAAACTTAATTCAAGCCTTAGACGGTTCATCTACCGATCTATTATTTACCATTAGAGACTCAAACAATATTGTTGTAAAAGACATTATATTCGAGGGAATAGATATAACTGACACAAATATCACAGGATACTCATTAGTAAATTTTGGATATAATGATGATATACTTATCGAAAACCTAACGATACAAAATAATTGGGGAGCTGGTGGCCGTGGTCTTTGGTTATTCGGCTGGGGAAATAATACAGTAATAAGAAACTGTCTATTAGATAATATGGGATGGACTAGTCAAAATGGAGATATAAACCCATTTTATGATACTGGAATAGATGATGTGGATGGTAATCCGATAATGAGTTGCTATGGATATGCAGGTGCTTTAATTCAAGGCAATGAAAATGAAGACTCATATGAAGATATTACGGTTGAAAACTGTAATTTTATGAATCTTACAACTGGATGCAATGAAGTTTTGACATTCACAGGTAATGTTAAAAAGTTTCAAGCATTAGATAACATCTTTCAAACCAATACTAATATTGGCATTGCAATTGCTGGACACTATCCTACAAATCGAGATCCTGATACTAATACACCGATTAATGCTAATCTAAACCAAGCAAGATATGGTATTGTTAGAGGTAATGAGGTTTACAATTCAAATTTTGCTCGAGGTCTATATCCTGCTGGTGGTATTTATTGTGATGGCTGTAAAGATGTTGTCATTGAGGGTAATTTAACTCAAGGAAACGACGTCGGAATATCAGTAGGATGTGAAAATGCAGGAGGACTTAGCGCGTCTAATGTTACTGTTATAAATAATACAATAATAGAAAATCCAAAAGGAGGTATTTATATAGGCTCTTTTTTGAACGACGATAACGTAGGTGGCACTCCCAGCACAGTTCAAAACTGTATCATCAGAAATAATACACTATATAAAAATGGTATGATTGCCCAACCAAATGGTGAAGTTTTTGTTAACAGATCAGAAAACAATGAATTTTATAACAACATATTACATATGAGAAATAATGCTTTTGGAGTAATTGCCTTTTGTGATCAACCATTTTCTAACTTCAACATGGATTATAATTTATTCTACAGAGATGACGAAATTCAAAATAGCAGGATAAATGATGCATGTATTGAACCTAACAGCAATTTAAGTGGTAATCAAAATTCACTATTCGGAGCCCCTACATTTGTTGATGTGAATTCTAACAATTTTGACATCCAGCAAGCTTCAGCCGCTATTAATACTGGTGATCCCAATACTCAAATATTGACGACAAACTTCCTGAATGGATTTTATCATAGTGATGATATTACTGATAATGAATTAGATTACGGCGGAAATATTCGTATTTTTAATTCAGTGAGAATAGATATTGGTGCGTACGAATCTATATTTGAACCTTTATCGGTAGGTGCTTTTGATAACTCAAATAGCAATATAACTATATATCCAAATTCATTTCAGACTGATATCAATATAAAAATGGTAAGTAGTTATTCAGGTACAGTTTCCATTAGACTGTACAATTTACAGGGTAAATTATTAGAAAATATCACCTTTGAGAAAATACAAGAAAGTCAAACTGAAAAAATAAACTTTGGATATATATCTAATGGATTATATTTCATTGATATTAAAATGGGTAATTCCGTTGAGAAGATTAAAATATTAAAGCAATAA
- the mobF gene encoding MobF family relaxase: MLTITRSHNSVTATDYFTNGLSSEGYYLDGDVKAVWSGKTAELLNLSGKTVDKNVFSNLVSNLNPNTQKRLTVRNAQNRRAGFDLTFSAVKSVSILYALTGDKDILDAHQNAIQKAMQVVEFDAQTQANMGDKRVYQNTGNIIYAAFVHFTSRPNEISVNGRIKFISDPQLHTHCFIPNFTWNAEKKRFQAFEIGNIHRLATYYEAIYHSHLSKELQRLGFTVERNETRYEIAGVSRKLIERFSNRTATIEQIAQEKNITDAKSKAKLGALTRNSKAKTISENELLKHWKSRLSNKELSDVQSLKDTPQPQEKPITVKEVIDRAISHFEERQSAYQEKRVLAYALTLGYGHLLPQDAQKELNKRENILRADIDSVTYITTHEMVRAEERMIRLASQGKSSVSPIHQTYKIKQDFLNDQQQNAVQKLLKSFDQVNILKGHAGVGKTSLLIEIDMAVKETGNKLTALAPSSQAVKQLSKKGFEADTIAGFLINEKKQQELKNNTLLIDEAGMSGVKTMSKLLELAHKYQARVILSGDTAQHNSVEFGDALRILEEKAKLKTARVDKIMRQKPDDYKKAVELLAKGKTTKGYQALEKMGSIKEIPEHDKRIEAIAEDYIKSIRQKKSALIISPTHKEGDVINAVVRHKLKQQGIIKGKERELTTLKNLSFTDSQKRDTKLYNDNQVIRFINHQKGGYKAAKHYEVLEPKAKQPIQIKDIETGEILPLPHQKPDNYHVYRKTKTKLAIGDSIRLTQNSKSIEGTKMNNGTIYRIEGFTRSGDLNLSNGKTISKENAHYKHAYCETSYSSQGKDCQHVYISMSDLSFAGASKESFYVSVSRGKEKATTFTSDRDTLKSVIHKSNQRQTAQEIARKQEQQRRALERKQKLNEQNFSKIKQNNKNQNKELKSFENK, from the coding sequence ATGCTGACCATTACACGCTCACATAATTCTGTGACTGCGACTGACTATTTTACCAATGGTTTGTCCAGCGAGGGCTATTATCTAGATGGCGATGTGAAAGCTGTTTGGTCTGGTAAGACCGCAGAGCTTTTGAATTTGAGTGGTAAAACCGTCGATAAAAATGTGTTCTCTAACTTGGTTTCAAATTTAAATCCCAACACTCAAAAACGCCTCACTGTTCGTAATGCACAAAACAGGCGGGCAGGGTTTGACCTTACCTTCTCGGCTGTAAAGTCTGTTTCTATTTTATATGCTTTAACAGGCGATAAAGATATCTTAGATGCGCACCAAAATGCTATCCAAAAAGCAATGCAAGTCGTAGAATTCGATGCACAAACACAAGCCAATATGGGCGATAAAAGAGTATATCAAAACACAGGTAACATCATATATGCCGCCTTTGTCCACTTCACATCTAGACCTAATGAAATTTCTGTGAATGGCAGAATAAAATTTATTTCTGATCCGCAACTACATACACATTGCTTCATTCCAAATTTTACATGGAATGCAGAAAAAAAACGCTTTCAGGCTTTTGAAATCGGAAATATCCATAGGCTAGCAACCTATTACGAAGCAATTTATCACTCGCATCTTTCAAAAGAATTGCAAAGACTAGGCTTCACTGTTGAACGGAATGAAACGCGCTATGAAATAGCTGGCGTATCACGGAAACTCATTGAAAGATTCTCAAACCGCACGGCGACAATTGAACAAATTGCACAAGAGAAAAATATCACAGATGCGAAATCCAAAGCAAAGCTTGGTGCACTTACTCGTAACTCCAAAGCCAAAACAATCAGTGAAAATGAATTATTAAAACATTGGAAAAGTCGCTTATCCAATAAAGAATTAAGCGACGTTCAATCTCTCAAAGATACACCGCAGCCGCAGGAAAAACCAATCACAGTCAAAGAGGTGATTGATAGAGCGATTTCACACTTTGAAGAACGTCAATCAGCCTATCAAGAAAAACGTGTGCTAGCCTACGCCCTAACCTTGGGTTATGGCCACTTGCTCCCTCAAGATGCCCAAAAAGAATTGAATAAACGAGAAAATATTCTACGTGCCGATATTGATAGTGTTACCTATATCACAACACATGAGATGGTGCGCGCAGAGGAACGCATGATTCGCCTTGCCTCACAAGGAAAATCATCGGTCTCTCCCATTCATCAAACCTATAAAATCAAGCAGGATTTTTTAAATGACCAACAGCAAAATGCTGTTCAAAAACTACTAAAATCATTCGATCAGGTAAATATTTTGAAAGGTCACGCCGGTGTTGGAAAAACATCACTTCTCATCGAAATTGATATGGCGGTAAAAGAAACAGGAAATAAACTCACCGCACTTGCGCCGTCTTCACAAGCGGTCAAACAACTCTCAAAAAAAGGGTTTGAAGCAGACACTATTGCGGGCTTTCTCATCAATGAAAAAAAACAACAAGAACTAAAAAACAACACGCTTCTCATCGATGAAGCTGGAATGTCTGGCGTAAAAACGATGTCTAAACTTTTGGAACTGGCGCATAAATATCAAGCCAGAGTTATTCTTTCCGGAGATACAGCACAACATAATTCCGTTGAATTTGGGGATGCGCTGCGCATCCTTGAAGAAAAGGCAAAGCTAAAAACCGCGCGTGTTGACAAAATCATGCGACAAAAACCTGATGATTATAAAAAGGCGGTTGAACTACTAGCAAAAGGTAAAACCACTAAAGGCTATCAAGCGTTAGAAAAAATGGGATCAATAAAAGAAATCCCCGAACATGATAAACGTATCGAAGCCATCGCAGAGGACTACATAAAATCCATCAGGCAAAAAAAATCCGCACTCATCATATCACCGACACATAAAGAAGGAGATGTGATCAATGCGGTTGTACGACATAAATTAAAACAGCAAGGTATCATCAAAGGCAAAGAGCGAGAATTGACCACGCTTAAAAATTTATCCTTCACCGATAGTCAAAAACGCGATACCAAACTCTACAATGACAATCAAGTTATTCGCTTTATTAATCATCAAAAAGGTGGCTACAAGGCTGCAAAACATTATGAAGTTCTAGAGCCAAAAGCCAAACAACCTATTCAAATTAAAGATATTGAAACAGGTGAAATCCTGCCGCTTCCTCATCAAAAACCAGATAATTATCATGTCTACAGAAAGACCAAAACCAAATTAGCAATAGGAGACTCTATCCGTCTAACACAAAACTCCAAATCCATTGAAGGCACAAAAATGAATAATGGAACGATCTACAGAATTGAAGGCTTCACCCGATCCGGCGACTTAAATCTTAGCAACGGCAAGACGATTTCTAAAGAAAATGCCCATTATAAACACGCCTACTGTGAAACATCCTACTCCTCACAAGGCAAAGATTGCCAGCATGTCTACATTTCCATGTCTGACCTATCTTTCGCCGGCGCATCAAAAGAATCCTTTTACGTCTCAGTTTCTCGTGGCAAAGAAAAGGCAACTACATTCACCAGTGACCGCGATACCCTTAAATCTGTAATCCACAAATCCAACCAACGCCAAACCGCACAGGAAATTGCACGAAAGCAAGAACAGCAGCGAAGGGCGTTAGAACGGAAGCAAAAGTTAAATGAGCAGAATTTCAGTAAAATCAAACAGAATAACAAAAATCAAAATAAAGAACTTAAATCCTTTGAAAATAAATAA
- a CDS encoding helix-turn-helix domain-containing protein has translation MEVICLEDKAFHALLDEVVARAWEQSPSVRLDKWISGSEAMQMLRISSKTTLSNLRNEGKIRYSQPQKKIILYDRASIEAYLEKNAKDTF, from the coding sequence ATGGAAGTAATATGCCTAGAAGATAAAGCATTTCATGCGCTTTTGGATGAAGTGGTTGCGAGGGCGTGGGAGCAGTCGCCTAGTGTTCGCCTTGATAAATGGATATCGGGTAGTGAAGCGATGCAGATGCTCCGGATCAGCTCAAAAACTACGCTTTCCAATTTGCGCAACGAAGGAAAGATACGCTACAGCCAGCCACAAAAGAAAATCATTTTATATGATCGTGCTTCGATTGAAGCGTATTTAGAAAAAAACGCTAAAGACACCTTTTAA